The Lytechinus pictus isolate F3 Inbred chromosome 5, Lp3.0, whole genome shotgun sequence DNA segment ccataattataatataatgcaCACATTATGTGTTTATAGGTGCTGGAGCCTGGCGAGTACGCATGTCATTAttggaggtacatgtatgcttttGCTGTTGTCTAGGGCATTCCTCCTATTAAATTTCATTGCTTTTCAGGCTCTAGTacaaatttaaagataaattccagttttggtaacgaactcaaaatgactttttacagaatctaatataatgaccacccaagtgtctgtttgtatgaataaaaaatatgtgccaaaggattctggaagaaattgtgtaattgctgagaaataagcaaaataagcgcggattctgtcacttccgtcgggtctttattccagcaataataatacactgtcccacgtgtgcctatctgtgttggtgatcttcagtgtgaacatttttcagcgtagatttcaagatttcacaaagttcagtttatgtaactgtaccagatctagatcctcgatgatatactgacaattaagcctggttttacagactttctcatgaaatcagtgtttactgcaaatactggcatttctctttaagttGTTTTCGTGCTCAGTTATCATTTGTATGTATATTCTTTAGTCAGTCCGGCATGGGTACATTCAAATTCTTCCCAATAtccctctttatttcttttatcttgCCTGGCAATACACACTGTACTTGTTAATAATATGttgaatgtgttttatttgaattttaacaaTGTGTAACTTTATATGTTTATACCAGAATGTGCAATACTCTCTCAGTGGTTTTTCTAGTGAGGGCTCGCATGCCTCTGGGCAATAGtactgaattttacttttgcgagccctggcccatggaaaaaccattttcttactctttttttcttttctttcatttctacttttaaaataaataaataaaaaatcgatttcaaattatatttttgtattgtacaatgtttgtatatttttttatggccaaataaataataataataataataacatctttGGAatgacataggcctacatgtagattaaattgattttgatgacaGATGAAATTCCATTTGTaaagcattatttgattatggTATCTCCTTCttttttacttaatttaaaAAGGAATTTTTCAACACTTTTTACTGTAGGATATCAATTATTTGAACTTGGtactaacatacatgtaattcataaaCTACCTCActcctaaaaaaaattgttttccaatgCACTGAGAATACTAATCTTGGATTTAAGCTTGCTTGGATAATAGTTGCATCATATATCAAAGATCAGTGGCGGCCGCACAGAAGCGTTGTAAGCATAACAAAACGCTATTAAAACAGTAGGGCCAGTCACATCTTTCACGGGCGACACCACCTAGACGCATTGTTTTCACGATTAACAGAGCACTAAAAACAGGAGGCCAATCGGTATCGATAAACTCACAGAAGCTTAGCCGAATTCCTAATAATCTAACAATAAAAAGCCCAGCATAAGCTAACAGTGGCGCTAATGTTAATACAAATCGCTAACAGTGCCAAGGGCACCAATAGTGACGATGTTAACTGTGAataatttctccttttaaaACTTGTCTCACTTTCTTATACCAAGTAATTTGAAATAGACTCGACCGAATCAAAGGGGTATTCCGGGCCCACacaagaatatatgaataaatagagtaaaattagatgagcacattgatgataatttcatcaaaatctgataaaaaataacaaaattcttgaatattaaaaatttaacaCTGTATTTTGCAAATGATAATACTGAGCAGCATGTggccatgaatatgcaataataAAATGGAACGATGATGCCATATCCTCTagctctttcctctttttctgattttattgaaatgaactCATAATTGTCTTGAATGTGTGCATGTCACCCGAGTAACAAAATGATGATCTTTGAAGCAATATTCTGGGTGgacaaaattcaaataaacctaattttgtaTGATACAACATACCCTCATTGCATATTCCTGAAGACATGAAATATAATTCACCGAAATAGGGCCtaattaatgcaaaattttaagatagcataattttttgtattcattttcaattatattattaatttatCAGTGTTTTGTTTCTCTCACTTAATaactgttcaaaccatattatttTCTCCAGCCTGAAATACCCCTTTAAGAATGGGTATAGCGGAAGATGTTGATTAGTGCCAAGATATGATCCttttcatcaagatttttttcttccaagatatatcattttttaaaagtctttGAAGACATTTTTAAGAATAGACCCTACATTAGAAAGAAGAACAATAGCTGATGAAATTTGTCGCATGATAATCATCATTGGCAAATACTCTTTCATGAGCTTGATTATTGAGTGAAGTCTGCGAAgagcattttcaaacaaaataaactgATGAAAAGTCGGATTGCATTTTCTTTTGGTACAGAATCTCCATCGTAATATCAATTCATAATAGGctaattttcttgatcttttttcAATCTTATtcgatatttttaaaattaaattagtaaattataaatatatatttactacttactgtcatttcatgtttaaaatatAACTAGAGATGCTCGGTGGGTCGCACggccgagcacatgtatcccccgaacccaccgcgtcatccgtcattgcgtatatagagctcacacagatattcaacaaataaatacaattgtcatggcgacaatgaccctgaccacattttgcctgtgggtaccaaatttgatgacaataatatgacgtAGCAGCATGACTCTGCAGAACCTAAAATATTGTCCAGTATCACCTGTTGGGGAATACAATTATAGagtaatctggatatattttataaacctaaccctaagaccCCCCGACAAAAATTATAGGCATCTTCGCTTcaccttctaatattgcttctgtgtgccaactgttacatgtatgacaaaccggaaaaaaagcagaagttacaggttttaccaaattttccacaaaaatatggttaccatggcaaccatgtctccacccactccaaaatcattagccagctttgctttaccataataaaccttcatgacaaatcagaagataattggagaagaaatgcagccagTAAAgcactcacaaggaaatctcttctatttccacaaaaactcttgttaccatggcaacgatgtcatcgcccacaccaaaatcaataggcggctttgctttaccataatggaccttcatgccacatttgaagatgatcggagaagaaatgcagctggtagagtgctcacaaggacatctctgctatttccacaaaaaaacttgttaccatggcaacgatgtctccgcccacaccaaaatcgataggcttcttcgctataccatactcaaccttcatgccaaatttgaagatgatcggagaagaaatgcagctcatagagcgctcacaaggaaataTCTGCGGCGGACGCGGCGGCGGgacgaggccaaatccatagtatcctccgaactctgCTCGGGGGATACaataatatttaatgaaatttttgtaggcctataatacaTTACATTCCTTTACCCTTTCCTAGACAAGATTTTAAACTtgtaggatgtgcaaataatcaTGACTAAATCTCAAGTTAAATCTAGAATAGATCACTACGCACAAATTACAGATTTTGCCTGACTCAAATCCCCTAACAACACTCGCGCCTAACGGCGCCCTAACAGTGCTTTCTGCGCCTTCTGTGCGATCATTCTACCCATGTTGCTAGTAGCCGATTCGTTAAAGAATAATGACAGATTGTGATGTCAAGCCACAATCTTTGATCccagatgtaaataatgcattaatagctccatgctttGACATTAGCCATCGCGGCAagattaccggttgtaacagggcccttTGTTAGCGCAGTGTTAGCGCAATGTTACCTAAACAGTGTTTCTGTGCGGCCGATACAGAATGTTCTGAATTTACATTGCATATTTTCAGTATCAAGGTCATTTCCCATATTCATTTTTGTGAATGAATTTAGTACCTTCCTTGGGTCTCTTTCACAATGACTGGCAGATAGAAAGTGTATTCTCTATTTGTATTTCCTTTCGTCATGGGAACAATATGATATACATAAATTCTTCATTAACCCcacattttcaaataaattcatCACAGCAAttctacatgtaaaaaaaatcaatcttgcATTTTATTCAATGATGCATTTCTGTTTCATAATTTATGGTATGGGTAGCACATAATGTACATAGTTTTACAATACGTCCATGGAATTACCTGATCAAAGGTAGATTTCACATATCAATGAGCTCAACCACAATCTGATTGATgacattaataaaatattaatatgttTTTCTATCtaatttttaaaatcacattTGGATAGTTTGTTTACATTCTATTATTCTACACTGTTAACAATAATGAACAACTTCCAAACTCATTTCCCTCCTAAAGATCTAAGGACAAGTGAAATATTTACTTACCGGACAGAGATTGGTGCTGTCTGCAATGTACTTCCCAATATGTTTAGCTTCGGCTGACACAGAGATACACAGTAGGAGAGCATCCCGAGCCTGTTGACCCATTAACCCTTCTCGATGGATGTAAGGGATAAGcagagagaagagaagaaactTTGCCGGCCCCTTGCTTGGACTGGCATGGAAAAGGAACTCGAGGAGATTAGGATCCTGGGAGAGAGATATACAGAGAGCCTGGAGCAAGGGAATGAGCTGCCTCTCTGTATCCTCCCTTGAGTGTTCCCAACAGGCTAACAGAAGCCGAAGCAATGGATTGAGGATTGCAGGATGCATCAACACAGACTGTTTGCACTGGCCGATGATGAGCTCGTAGATCTTCAGGAGTTCTCGCTTGGCATCCTCCTGAAAGTCGCCAGCACGTTCGCTCCAGATGTACAGCTTCTCCAGGATATTCTCCTGAATGAGGATCTCCAGGAGACGACCGATGGTACCCTGAGCAGGAGCTTCCTCCTCCACCAGGAGATGCATCATCTGGATGGTGTAGTTGACAACGGTTTGGACATCATCATTGGTGACCTTGGACCAACTTCGACGGCTGTTGAAAACCTTGTTGACTATTGCTTGGATCTGCTGCCAATGGTTCAAGTAGACCTCAATGCGCACTTGCTGTGCCTCCGCCTCAGGTGATAGTGCCCTCTCTTGTGAATGATGACTAGCAGATGGAGGCGGAGAACTCACTGTAGGCGTGGCAGTGTTACTCCTCCTCCTTAGAAAACGGCTCATGCTGAGTTCTTGTAATCTTCACAAGTCTGATTCAAAAAGTCTTCAATCGCTCTATTGAAATCTCCTGCATCTACAACATGACTGATAGATCTGTCAATTCCTtctttaatattcaaattttggcTTATAATTCCTTGATTAGTTCTCTTGCTCATGTCACACCTTCCATTTCAGGAGCTTGTACTTGGTACAAGAAGAATTTACAATCcctgtggaaaaaaaaagaaatgaatctaAACTAAGAAAATTAGGACAaagattttgataaatattGATCATCATTGCATCATGACCAATCAATGTGTTCAATATTCAGCAAATAAGTccacaatgtggatgaaaacAACTTTTTGTAAATTGTTCTACATGTATCTGCTGAAATTAAAGTAAATAATTTTACTGTTTACCATTTCCAATTtttacaactgttttcacagtATCTTTACAATAACAATTTTATCTGAGTCATTATCAATCTGTTTAAGAGCTAAATGGTCCATATTGGttgtgacatttaaaaaaagataaaaataccACAAAAATGAAGATTCATGTTTCATATCTATGAAGTGCCTCTTTATTGCTCATATttaatttaatatatttttatttaatggtaGACTTTCATCAAACATTTGAGagaataaaaagggaaagtccactccaacaaaaagttattgaatgtgaataaaatataaCATACATAACAtcgaaaatatcataaaaatcagacagaaaataagaaaatcagtagatatttatttgtattggGATTTGGGAGGTATGCAAATTAAGAAACAACCATATCACACACTCACTATCCACACAAAGGTTATTTGTCCTGCTGATCCACCATGCACTACTGAAGGTGTTTGACAATGTAATCAAATGTTAATAATCATTCATGTATTCACTTCATTCCTTCTTCCATTTCTTTTAGTCTTGGgttctttcattttcctttcttggCAACATCTctctttcaatttctttttcttcctctgctCTGGCTATGTTTCCTCCTTACAAAGTTACattacttttctctttcattcttaCCCTCTAgcctcttcttcatcttctttccATTTTCTTGAAACCTACTCTGAgctcattttcttcatttctttcttcctcccaGCGTAAGGTAAGGAGCGCGTCTCTTCCCATTTCTTTTCTTAGTTTGACTTTGACTTTCCTtctacttctttcttttttgctctTTGTTCTAGATCTACTAGTATCAGTATTTATTTACACGTACCAGGTAgctgtcttgtcttgtctttccgttaatgcccacaatcattatattgattatatgtcaagattgacttgacctgaatttttcaaggaccggcaggtgcaatacgccgggtgaacaccctactctttgacgaatagtgtattggttttaacgtgcatagatAGGTTGCGACTctcctatacatgtaggtctacacgggaccaacatttgcatcctatccgatggacggagtgttttccaactgcattcacacctgcactgaatacagtggtgaggcacgcttACACACGCTatatagcatcagattttttgttagacgcatttcggcatgagcgggaatcgaacccctcacgttgagatctacgatcttatccgaaacatgcgctctTACTCTAAGTAGGGTGTCTggagccacactgaaaagtgtcagcataaaacaggctgatttaggggaaaatatggcacattttttcgggaagttcaggctgctagaaaaatgtgatctgaattgattattaacttgtgtttggcatgtatggaaagagaaaattcaggggcttcttttgacagtaacagcaagtttatatgatcattttaaataaggatttagagataaattgcaaacccttatttgtgtgtgtgttgtgattgccatttccccatgcgttttctatgggaaaatgaaatgtctgttttgcacaatttttttcactttgttgcaaattttcattgtgatctggtttccaaatctttataaaaatcataccatcagaaagagcataagaatcctattggactctttatggacaagtctTTGGCATTATTGATAAATtcataacagctctcggaagctaaaattTTGGAATTGTGTgcgtccatttcttaactacagtCTGACTATGAcaatggcagagaaatgctgaaaattgacctaatttcattcttcttttttgcagccaataattggattttcttcaaaaatgttacatttctgtcagtctgaaggtcatttcttttcaaattcacaaagaaaatgtgatattttcttgaaataagaaaaaataatttttttctccagacaccctactcTAAGACTAAGACTAAGTACGGTACCGGTACGGTAAGTCTGACAAGTCTAAAgcctaaaggccaccgcacaccttacgacccgactggtcggcgactggcttgcgactgagtgaggggagatgtgatgTCACGGCTGTTGTCAGCTTGCgcgtcgcagaccggtcagagacaagtcgcaaggaaaatcggaaggatttgacatgtcgaatccttatgactggatcgcaagctcaatccaacttccagccaatcagacagtagagttgcacgacgcgtatattATGATAgacaacgcgcatacgcagtagtaagcgcactttctcagttgctatgccaaaaagcaaaaagcgcatgcgtgagtcgcagatcggatcgcaaggtgtgcggtgtcgaggcttgcGATTCAtttcccctcactcagtcgcaagccagtcgccgaccagtcgggtcgtaaggtgtgcggtggccttaaccgACTTAGTCtgactgagctacgctgcctcccAATTCAATTGATTCATTGATTATTTCTTTATATCTAAAGGTCTAAATCAATAGATCtatccactcattcaatgaacaaggttatgatatatgGATCTATCTATCAATTTTGTAGGCTTAATCACTAACTTAAATTAATCAGCTCGACAGCTCGTTTTGCGAAAGTCACAAATTCACGTCTTCAGTCTTCACTGCACAGCACAGCGGTCGCGTGGATAAGGGACGGCCGGAGTTATTCGGGCGCACCGAGTCTGAGGGAGGGCCTGTGGCGTGGGACTGCGACTGCGAGATGCTACCAAAGTAAGGTACATGCAAGGTACCGTACCCGGACCAGCTTGGCGCATTTCCTTTTGACTTACCCGTATTCATTGAGAGAGTTCCAGAATCCCGTTGATAACTTGCTtctggatgaaaatatttatcatatCACGGAGTAAATAATGCTATTGATTCGCCAAAATGTTTGGAGTCAAGTCAAGACAGATATCACAATTTACGCCCGCGCCCTCGACCCCGGGTACGGTCGAAACCAAACATTAACCAAATTACATCCAAAGATGGCGCTATAGCTAGCTAGCCGATCTTACGTATATATAGGGCCTTGTAAGTTGTAGCTAGCAcgacgaataaaaaaaaaaattgaagtgtactgtgttttttttttataaccaggggcgtaacaggggtcggtggccgggggggggggggggcaagagccaaaaaattCCCGGTCGTATCATTTTGAGGGGgtcagatatggcgtatcgggtattttttttaagttgcaagcgagcgaagcgagcaggcaaaagttttgacatttttattacataaatccaattttgtgatagattttgacataatatttttacaaaatgatgtcatatttcacccttctctctttcctttttcttttggtCTGTACACCACTGattatgttttataattttGCGCGAAGCTCTATATACACCCAGTAgcatgaaaagtaaaaaataaattaaataaggGCACAGTTGCTGTATGGCGCCTGTGCAAAAACCCGCtaaatataagtcccgagcgagcgagaaaaaaattatcttttcgAGAGAAAGTAACTTTTAGATATTTTTAACACTATATTCAATAAGTATAAACACCATAtcttacacttttcctttgcttttctttcctccttttcttttttgttcttggttgtagaactttggGGGGCCTGGCCCAACCCTtctatctgtacgccagtgctaTGCGGATGGGGACCAGGATGGAGCCCCCGGAAGCTcatgatatcaaagccattttaaagcTTCCAGCTAGCCGCTATTTCTAAttaaatcgcgggtatatacagtatatagctTTTACATAACACATTAATTCAAcgcagttgcgtaatgaaccaaatattttgagggggcacaacatagcaatgtggtaaaatttgtttttaaaaaatgccaGCGAGTGAAGCCAGCCCGAAAAAATAgctttttgaaatgaaatattaattatgtgagatttttccattatattcagcatataacgtatttcatttctttacatttatgattttcatgacGTTACCTCCtgtatttacttttatttcctcttgggtttGGAACCCAGctagaccaccccccccccccccccccccccgctgtaCGCTATAGGAAGGGTCCATACAGGCCTGGGAGGGAACGTTGTAGAGTCCTTTGAAGGTTACAGATACTGGTGCCCTCCTGCTGCGCGGGGTCTGGGGcagagcccccggtagctttggagATTTGGCCAAACTTTTGCCAGCGTGAAGCTCTCCCCAGGTAGGGACATCAGGACGATATTTCAACTCTTTTACCTGAGGACTTTTTTAAAACCGAGTCCTGATTGCAACcgttattgcataaaatttaacaagcttGTAACACAATGTTACAATGCAGTTCATTTTTCTTCctgttctttattttcaatcctcggcagcccggttgtgttattaaattattatttttcttgtcccttttctttgctATTCAATTTAGCTTTTGGTTCATtgcattctaccttcatttcccgcttttgtttaccattttgtcatcttttaatttatttccctttcttactAATCATCCTAATGCATAGTAGGCCTACTTCGGAATGATTTCATCGTTCtcacatgtttttcttttgttcctttTACCGCTTTCCTACCGTTTTCtatttggaaaaaatatttttcttagctttcttttcaccttttttcctttccctttccttttcccccttttctcctccgccccctttccccttctttctccttctcttttttcccgtttatttttttattttttcccggtgaaatccgccagtgggggcagcttgccccctgcccccaacctgttacgccactgtctaTAACAATTCGATTCCTTCTCGATTAACACTTGATTGTTTTAAAATACCGAACCAATCATTTCAAATGTAATGGGAATGATAATAGAACAAAGATCATTAAAATTGGCGAGAACTTCATAGGGAAGCATATAattaacgtgccctatcttgaaaaagacatcctttttacgcgttttttttttggtcgcgcatggtctCCACTCGCCGTCCCCTTATGCTTCCAGATGCTATGCTGGgctatataatcatgataatgaatgCGGACTAACTAActtgaaaatgatgttttccttttaattattatatttccTTTGTAGCTTTTTAATGGTAAATGCCGCagacttcaattcaattcaattatggTATATTTCgtataaaaaacaatacatgttaCACAGTCAAAAGGCTGAAATGAGCATGTTTACAATAGAATGTTCACATAGAAGATAATGAATAATGAGTAATGATAATAGAACAAAGATCATTAAAATTGGCGATAACTTCATAGGGAAGCATAATTGGCTTTATTTTCAGTGGGGTCTTCGATACATAGGCcctaattatttacaaattgagtcaaaatgcatataaatttagaagaaagaaagaaagaaagaaagaaagaaagaaagaaagaaagaaagaaagaaagaaagaaagaaagaaagaaagaaagaaagaaagaaagaaagaaagaaagaaagaaagaaagaaagaaagaaagaaagaaagaaagaaagaaagaaagaaagaaagaaagaaagaaagaaagaaagaaagaaagaaagaaaaaggaggaatagAAGCAAAAATGACGAAAGTAGGCCTCTGTAAAGAGAAATCATTTACACTACACGGACCCTATTCCACCCTGCGACGTTTTCGTTTTTCGGTAACATAGCTTGCGGTATCATATAGGAAAATAGgaaaaagataataatttagaaaaataaacaaataaaaatgggGATGTGTGCGTTTAATACTATGATAGCTGGACGACTTGTACacgtattattatcatttatgaaCTTGTAATTCCAAATAGCGACTGATCGAAGTTTAATTGTGGTATTGCCAATTTAAGTACGTGATGCAAGTTACTGATTGAAGTGATGCCAAAGGCCTTTGTTCCGTCCTGTGCAGAGCGGATGAGGGAGGCATGCTTTTGATGAAGTTTTGGGGACCGTGACGACTgcccgggtggggggggggggcacttccattcacgagtggataccatgcgcgaccatggggtctcgaaaagcaccctaaacacgtattttccatatattgaaaatgcaccccttaacaagtattggcgtgtataaaaccctacccttaacaagaattggaaacaaaacgatactcttggcaagttccctgaattgaacccctataacaagtacagcgatatttcaattgttatgtcacagacgtcggtcgttggttttacctttacaggggccgcggaacggttttcaaagccgtgggggggggggctgagcccaaagtggggggggggttgactatgcaaaaaatcacaatcatatggtaggCCTAATTtgtacgtttttgtacacggttttcgAAAAAagtgggagggaggggggctgaagcccccccccctcgcttccgcggcccctgctttacctattgggtttagtacagccccatctcccacacctcgcgcaagtcgtactctaaacacgtaatgTTTTGGGGctaaaagtacatcctttataaaacattttagtcttatttttttataccctcgcaaatttgaccctaaacacgtagctttcctagcgaaaatagatacccttttttcattattttagtgtttttgacacccttattacgttacgtacgtaacgtgccctatcttgaaaaagacatccttttacgcgttttttttggtcgcgcatggtatccactcgtcccCTTATGCTTCCAGATGCTATGCTGggctataatcatgataaccaATGCGGCCTAACCAACTTAAAAATGATGTTTGCCTTTTAACATCATATATATTTCCTTTGTAGCTTTTTAATGGTAAATGCCGCagacttcaattcaattcaatcatggtATATATTTCgtataaaaaacaatacatgttaCACAGCCAAAAGGCTGAAATTAGCATGTTTACAATAGAATGTTCACATAGATAATGAATCATTTTTAAAGAAGCAAGTGTgcataaaaattgattaatgGAAAAAACTATGTAAATACAATATTAAAAGTGATAGATATTAGacaattaaaatttcaaatggTAATTGGATTGAAATGAAGACTAATAAACAATGGCAAAATTTTGAGTTGATTTCACGGCTATattatgaaagtaaaaatttattcagaatttagtgaatcaatgaaatatggtaTTGCACTTTTTC contains these protein-coding regions:
- the LOC129260264 gene encoding FHF complex subunit HOOK-interacting protein 1A-like, with the translated sequence MSRFLRRRSNTATPTVSSPPPSASHHSQERALSPEAEAQQVRIEVYLNHWQQIQAIVNKVFNSRRSWSKVTNDDVQTVVNYTIQMMHLLVEEEAPAQGTIGRLLEILIQENILEKLYIWSERAGDFQEDAKRELLKIYELIIGQCKQSVLMHPAILNPLLRLLLACWEHSREDTERQLIPLLQALCISLSQDPNLLEFLFHASPSKGPAKFLLFSLLIPYIHREGLMGQQARDALLLCISVSAEAKHIGKYIADSTNLCPVSKYFTCP